From Candidatus Eisenbacteria bacterium:
CGTGGCGGGCCTCAACCCCCACGCCGGCGAGGCCGGCGTGTTCGGGCTCGAGGAGGTCGACCACGTGGCGCCCGCCATCGAGGCGGCGCGCTCGCGCGGCATCGACGCGCAGGGCCCGTTCCCTGCCGATACGGTCTTCTTGAAGTCGCGCGACGGCGTCTACGACATGACCATCGCGCTCTATCACGATCAGGGTCTCATGGCGGTCAAGCTGGTGGGCTTCGGGCGCGTCGTGACGCTCCTCATCGGCCTGCCACTCATCCGGACGTCCACCGGACATGGCACGGCGTTCGACATCGCCGGCAAGAACGTCGCCGACCACGTGAACCTGCTCGAAGCGATCCGGGTGGCGGCGGAGGTCGCGCGTGGCAAAGCAGGCTCGGGCGAGCGCGGTCTCGCCGCGGCGTACGGGCGCAAGGCGGCCTGAGGATCGCATGACGAGCCCGCGCCGCGTGATCGACGTGTCGGTGCCGAACGGGCCCGGCCAGCACGTGTATCCGGGCGATCCCGAGCCGCGCGTCGAGCCGGTGCGCCGGATCGCGAACGGCGACCCGTGCAACCTCTCGCTCCTCGGCATGGGGAGCCACACGGGCACGCACGTCGACGCCCCGTACCACTTCCTGGCCGACGGCCCGCGCCTCGGCGAGGTCCCGCTCGATCGCATGGTGGGCCCGTGTCTGGTGGCCGATCTGCGGGGGCGGCGCGCCGTCGACGCGGCGTCGCTCGCGGGCGTGCCGCTCGAACGCGGCGACATCCTCGTCTGCCTCACCGACAACTCGGCGCGCTGGAGCGCGCCGAGCTTCCAGCGCGACTTCACGTTCATCACGCGCGATGCCGCCGATCTGATGGTCGAGCGCGGCGTGCGCGCGGTCGGCATGGACTACCTCTCGATCGAGGAGTTCGGCAGCCCGGACTTCCCGGTGCACCATCGCCTCCTCGGGGCGGGGATCTTCGTCATCGAAGGACTCGATCTGCGCCGGGTCGCGCCGGGCCGCTACTATCTCGTGTGCCTGCCGCTCAAGTTCCCCGACCTCGACGGCGCGCCTGCGCGCGCGGTGCTGCTGGAGTACTGACGGGGCATGGAGCCCCTCTGCGTCATCGCCGACGATCTGACCGGGGCGTGCGATGTCGGCGCCGCGCTGCTGCCGTGGCCCGAGTCCGTCCTGGTCGACGTGGGGACCGGCGACCCGGTGCGCCCGCCCGTGCCCGGGCTTCACGTTCGCAACACGCAGAGCCGCGCGCTGCCCGCACCGCGCGCCGCCAAGGCCGTGACGAGCGTGCTGCGGACGCTGCCGCGGCCGTGGAAGGGCATCCTCGTCAAGAAGATCGACACGGGGCTGCGCGGCTCGCTCGGGGCCGAGCTCGACGCCGCCATCGAAGCCGTCGGCGCCGCCGAAGCGTTCGTGCTCCCGGCGATCCCCGACACTGGGCGGACGACGGTCGGCGGAATCCAGCGCATCGACGGCGTGCCGGTCGATCAGACGGCCTTCGCGACCGATCCCGAGAACCCGGTGCGCGACGCGCGGGTCGGCGCGGCGATCGAGGTGACGAGCCGCCGCCGCACGGGCATCCTCGAGTTGACCCACGTGCGCCGGGGCGCGGTGGCGGCGGCCGTCGACCGCCTGCGGGCCGAGGGCACCCAGGTCGTCGTGTGCGACGCCGAGACCGAGCAGGATCTCGAACGGACGCTGCAGGTGCTGGCGGCACGCGCACGGCCGCTCGTGCTCGCGGGTTCGACCGGCCTCGCCCACGCGCTTCGTCGAGTGCTCGGCGCGCCGGCGGAGGGCGCAGCGCCCGGCAACCGCACGCCCGCGCCCGGGAAGGGTGGCGTGCTCGTGGTCGTCGGCAGCGCACACCCCGTGGCGCGCGTCCAGCTCGCGCGTGCCGAGGCGCTGGCCTGGCTCCGTGTGATCGTGGTGGCCAAGGACGCGGACGTGTCCGGCGCGGCGACGGCGGCTGCGGCCGCGATCGCGACGGGCGGCAACGTCGCGCTCGTGACGCCCAACGAGCGCGCGAAACCCGGCGCCGTGCTCCCGGTCGCCGCGGCGGCGGAGATGGCGCTCGCCGCGGCGCTTCCGGCGGGGCTCGTGCTCGTCGGCGGCGAGACCGCCTTCCGCACGCTGGTGGCGATGGGTGTTCGATGGCTCGCGGTCGACGCCGCACCGGCGCCGCTGTGCGTGCGCGGCCACGTCGCGAGCGGCGCACGCGCGGGACTCGCCGTCGTGACCAAGGGCGGGTCGAGCGGGCCACCCGAGCGCGTCGCGGATCTCATCCGGGAGTTGACGGCGTGAGCGACGACCTCACCGTCGCTCCCGACCGCGTGGTGACGGTCGAGTACACCGTCCACCTGGAGAACGGGCGCCTGCTCGACTCGACGGGGCACTGCGGTCCGATCGCGATCATGGTCGGCGCGGGGCAGCTCTTTGCGGCGCTCGAGGATCGCATCATCGGCATGCGGCCGGGCGAGACGCGCGAGCTCCGCATCCCGCCCGAGGAGGCATACGGCGTCGGCCACGACGAGCTGGTGCGGACGATCCCGCGCGATCTCCTGCCGCCGGACCTCGAGCTGGTGGTCGGCGAGGAGTACCGGTTGAAGAGCCCGGACGGAAAGCCGCTGCGCTTCCGCGTCGTCGAGATCGCCGGCGGGGCGGTGCGCGCCGACTTCAACCCGCCGTTCGCGGGTCAGGCCCTCTTGGCCACCGTCACCGTGGTCGCCGTCCGGATGCCGACCCCCGAGGAGGAGCGGCGCGGGCGGGTGTAGGCGCCGGCGCGGGCTCGACCGCGAGCGGGCCCAGGATGCGGAATCCGCACCGCCCCGAGATGGCGAGGGTCTTGCCCCAGTCGCCGATCTCCATCCGGTCGACCGTGGCGAGCCCGAGCCGCCGATAGGACGCGTTCTTCGTGAGCACGGCGAGGTAGCCGAGGGGCAGCGCGTAGCGCGGATCTTCGAAGCGCGACGCCTCGGCGACCAGCGCGTCGGCGTACCGTACGAGCCAGTCGCGGATCCGTGGCTCGCCCGTGATCGCGTGCACCGCCGCGAGCCCGTCGGCGAGGATGCCCATCTTCCAGTCGCCGGCCGCCGGGGTCGCCTGGTGGGCGCCGAGCGCCGTGTCGGCATAGCTC
This genomic window contains:
- a CDS encoding four-carbon acid sugar kinase family protein, whose translation is MEPLCVIADDLTGACDVGAALLPWPESVLVDVGTGDPVRPPVPGLHVRNTQSRALPAPRAAKAVTSVLRTLPRPWKGILVKKIDTGLRGSLGAELDAAIEAVGAAEAFVLPAIPDTGRTTVGGIQRIDGVPVDQTAFATDPENPVRDARVGAAIEVTSRRRTGILELTHVRRGAVAAAVDRLRAEGTQVVVCDAETEQDLERTLQVLAARARPLVLAGSTGLAHALRRVLGAPAEGAAPGNRTPAPGKGGVLVVVGSAHPVARVQLARAEALAWLRVIVVAKDADVSGAATAAAAAIATGGNVALVTPNERAKPGAVLPVAAAAEMALAAALPAGLVLVGGETAFRTLVAMGVRWLAVDAAPAPLCVRGHVASGARAGLAVVTKGGSSGPPERVADLIRELTA
- a CDS encoding peptidylprolyl isomerase; protein product: MSDDLTVAPDRVVTVEYTVHLENGRLLDSTGHCGPIAIMVGAGQLFAALEDRIIGMRPGETRELRIPPEEAYGVGHDELVRTIPRDLLPPDLELVVGEEYRLKSPDGKPLRFRVVEIAGGAVRADFNPPFAGQALLATVTVVAVRMPTPEEERRGRV
- a CDS encoding cyclase family protein; amino-acid sequence: MTSPRRVIDVSVPNGPGQHVYPGDPEPRVEPVRRIANGDPCNLSLLGMGSHTGTHVDAPYHFLADGPRLGEVPLDRMVGPCLVADLRGRRAVDAASLAGVPLERGDILVCLTDNSARWSAPSFQRDFTFITRDAADLMVERGVRAVGMDYLSIEEFGSPDFPVHHRLLGAGIFVIEGLDLRRVAPGRYYLVCLPLKFPDLDGAPARAVLLEY